Proteins encoded by one window of Pyrinomonadaceae bacterium:
- a CDS encoding methyltransferase domain-containing protein, whose amino-acid sequence MPCGACGGTTHTHLGWRGGAAHRNRLGVRIEIVRCDSCTHLYPHPMPFPKEGVEEIYADTESYFSAHDLEQKKESSRQLISEIESRLGRRGNILDIGCGRGELLWAAREAGWECVGLDPSPEYVEWARKNFGVEARLGTLEQMKFADASFDAVIMNGVIEHLYEPFNTLTEVLRVLKPNGVFYFDAPNEDGLYMQAGNVYMRARGRDWVLNLAPTFPPYHVQGFNPKSLRHLLTRVGFDLIELSMGGSVTVPAEDMSLAKRLEFNAGRAINWLGKHRGAGVYMAIWAKKPALTRTATEV is encoded by the coding sequence ATGCCGTGCGGTGCCTGCGGCGGCACTACGCACACACATTTGGGCTGGCGCGGCGGCGCGGCGCACCGCAACCGGCTCGGCGTTCGGATTGAGATAGTGCGTTGCGACTCATGCACGCACCTCTATCCGCATCCGATGCCGTTTCCCAAAGAGGGCGTGGAGGAAATCTACGCCGATACCGAATCCTATTTCAGCGCTCACGATCTCGAACAAAAGAAAGAGAGCAGCCGGCAATTGATAAGCGAGATCGAATCCCGGCTGGGGCGGCGCGGAAATATTCTGGATATCGGCTGCGGTCGCGGCGAGTTGCTGTGGGCGGCGCGCGAAGCCGGTTGGGAATGCGTCGGACTTGATCCTTCGCCCGAGTACGTCGAATGGGCGCGCAAGAATTTCGGCGTCGAGGCCCGACTTGGCACCTTAGAGCAGATGAAGTTCGCCGACGCTTCATTCGATGCGGTGATCATGAACGGTGTGATCGAACATTTGTACGAGCCGTTCAATACGTTGACTGAAGTATTGCGCGTGCTCAAGCCCAACGGCGTCTTCTATTTTGATGCGCCTAACGAGGATGGTCTCTACATGCAAGCGGGCAATGTATACATGCGAGCGCGCGGCCGCGACTGGGTGCTGAATCTGGCGCCGACTTTCCCCCCATACCACGTCCAGGGCTTTAACCCGAAATCTTTGAGGCATTTGTTAACCCGGGTCGGATTTGATTTAATCGAGCTTTCAATGGGTGGCTCGGTGACCGTGCCGGCCGAGGACATGAGCCTGGCGAAGCGACTTGAATTCAACGCTGGACGGGCCATTAACTGGCTCGGCAAACATCGCGGCGCCGGCGTGTATATGGCAATTTGGGCCAAAAAGCCTGCTCTGACTCGTACTGCTACCGAGGTTTGA
- a CDS encoding glycosyltransferase translates to MEVLTLVPNRAGFAPGQRGSIELWEDVLKPAGINLHWAPFETERLHEILYTPGHQFEKAAEMVKAYRDRMDLIDHLDDYDAVFVYREAALLGPAFFEKKIARRGLPIIYQLDDPLFVPYRSPSNGLWSYLKFFGKIADICRLAKVVMVNSTQIRNYVSQFNKNIWQVPSVVDTRQYVYRPESVEQTNSDVCIGWSGSPTTMKNIQVISGALRRLADQVTHRVHLIGGTEFNLPGVNYTAQPWSAETEVEDLRKMHVGMVPLPLNEWNKWKFYMKTAQYLALGIPTVATPLGSNPEVIQHGVTGFLAGSEDEWVEYLRMLIEDSQLRRRMSRAAAESAYQYTLAGNTEKIIAAFKAAVA, encoded by the coding sequence ATGGAAGTTCTAACGTTAGTCCCTAATCGCGCCGGTTTTGCTCCTGGTCAGCGAGGCAGCATTGAGCTTTGGGAGGATGTTCTCAAGCCCGCGGGGATAAATCTGCATTGGGCGCCGTTTGAGACTGAGCGTCTGCACGAGATTCTGTACACACCCGGGCATCAGTTTGAAAAAGCCGCCGAGATGGTCAAGGCCTATCGCGATCGAATGGATTTGATCGATCACCTCGACGACTATGACGCGGTTTTTGTCTATCGCGAAGCAGCCTTGCTGGGCCCCGCATTCTTCGAAAAGAAAATCGCGCGGCGCGGTCTTCCAATAATTTATCAGTTGGATGACCCGCTGTTTGTGCCTTATCGCAGTCCCTCAAACGGATTGTGGTCCTACCTGAAATTCTTTGGAAAGATTGCCGACATCTGCCGCCTGGCAAAGGTCGTGATGGTCAACTCTACGCAGATTCGCAACTACGTTTCGCAATTCAATAAGAACATTTGGCAGGTGCCCAGCGTGGTCGACACGCGACAATATGTCTATCGGCCCGAGTCGGTTGAGCAAACAAACAGCGATGTTTGCATCGGCTGGAGTGGAAGTCCGACGACCATGAAGAACATTCAGGTTATCTCGGGAGCGCTGCGCCGCCTGGCTGATCAAGTAACGCATCGCGTGCATCTAATCGGCGGCACCGAATTCAATCTGCCGGGAGTAAACTACACGGCGCAACCGTGGAGTGCCGAAACTGAAGTTGAGGACCTGCGAAAGATGCACGTGGGGATGGTGCCTTTACCCCTCAATGAATGGAACAAGTGGAAGTTCTACATGAAGACGGCGCAATACCTGGCGTTGGGAATTCCCACCGTCGCCACACCTCTCGGTTCAAACCCCGAAGTGATTCAGCACGGCGTGACCGGATTTCTTGCCGGTTCCGAAGATGAATGGGTCGAATACCTGAGAATGCTGATTGAAGATTCCCAGTTGCGCCGTCGCATGTCGCGGGCGGCGGCTGAATCTGCTTACCAATACACCCTTGCCGGGAATACCGAAAAAATTATTGCGGCTTTCAAAGCGGCAGTAGCCTAA
- a CDS encoding glycosyltransferase, giving the protein MRINGPGKESNRHISTLYVCYFGLREPLVQTQVLPYLRALVAGGIRVSLLTFEPQLEKRWSAEELHQQTQTLAAQGISWHWLKYHKRPTLPATLFDIAAGTLRIARLMKSERINVLHARNHVPALMCAMARRIRRGRLIFDIRGFMPEEYTDAGVWPANGYLYRGLKRVERHLFKTADAFVVLTSKAREILFPGRTDTDESGRPIELIPCCVDFARFEAAGRDARSAIREELNLHGRRVIAYVGSFGGWYLTDEMAAFLGAAHRRDARTFSLILTQSPREQVTEQLRARGIAEADFFVGTVAPADVPRHLSAADAAISFIKACYSKQSSSPTKIAEYLAAGLPVIANTGVGDVDELLTKHGVGILISEFNEASYGRALAQLDALLANETIRARCRATAHSEFDLETVGSVRYRRLYERLFHDRAAARAGSAPI; this is encoded by the coding sequence ATGAGGATCAACGGTCCAGGGAAAGAAAGTAACCGTCACATAAGCACTTTGTACGTGTGTTACTTCGGTCTCCGCGAGCCGCTGGTCCAGACTCAGGTGCTCCCGTACCTGCGGGCTTTGGTCGCCGGCGGCATCCGCGTAAGTCTGCTGACTTTCGAACCTCAATTAGAAAAGCGCTGGAGCGCTGAAGAGTTACATCAACAGACGCAGACTTTGGCGGCACAAGGGATCAGTTGGCATTGGTTGAAGTATCACAAGCGGCCGACATTGCCCGCGACCCTCTTTGACATCGCGGCGGGCACATTGCGGATAGCGCGACTGATGAAAAGTGAGCGGATCAATGTCCTGCATGCACGGAATCATGTGCCGGCGTTGATGTGCGCGATGGCCAGACGAATTCGCCGCGGGCGATTGATTTTTGACATTCGCGGGTTCATGCCCGAAGAGTACACGGATGCTGGTGTCTGGCCGGCCAATGGGTACTTGTATCGAGGCTTGAAACGGGTCGAACGTCATTTGTTCAAGACTGCCGACGCTTTCGTCGTGCTGACCAGTAAAGCGCGTGAGATTCTGTTCCCCGGCCGGACCGACACGGATGAAAGCGGCCGCCCCATTGAATTGATTCCCTGCTGTGTGGACTTCGCCAGGTTCGAAGCCGCCGGCCGCGACGCACGGAGCGCAATCCGTGAGGAGCTTAATCTGCACGGGCGGCGGGTCATTGCTTACGTCGGCTCGTTCGGAGGCTGGTACCTCACTGACGAAATGGCGGCGTTCCTCGGCGCAGCTCATCGCCGCGACGCCAGAACCTTTTCGCTGATTCTGACGCAGAGTCCGCGCGAACAGGTGACTGAACAATTGCGCGCGCGCGGAATTGCTGAGGCGGATTTTTTTGTCGGCACCGTCGCGCCCGCCGATGTCCCGCGACATCTTTCAGCGGCCGACGCCGCCATTTCGTTTATCAAGGCGTGTTATTCCAAGCAGTCCTCGTCGCCGACCAAGATCGCGGAATACCTGGCCGCGGGCCTGCCCGTGATTGCCAATACCGGCGTCGGCGACGTTGACGAGTTGCTTACAAAGCATGGCGTTGGCATATTGATCAGCGAATTCAACGAGGCAAGTTATGGCCGCGCTTTGGCCCAGTTGGATGCGCTGCTCGCCAATGAAACAATCCGCGCGCGTTGCCGCGCCACGGCCCACAGTGAATTTGATTTAGAAACTGTTGGCAGCGTGCGCTATCGGCGTTTGTACGAGCGATTGTTCCACGACCGCGCCGCAGCGCGGGCTGGATCCGCCCCAATTTGA
- a CDS encoding glycosyltransferase translates to MNDGKPVGVPKISVIVPVRNEATSVSTLIEGLLNQTLRPSEIVITDGGSTDKTPDIIEQFVSNGAPVRLLREEFSLPGRARNIGAANAREEWLAFTDAGTRPEPDWLERLAAAAVFDSQIDVIYGSFEPKVDSFFEECAAIAYVPARDEQGARPWSIVSALMRRKVWESVGGFPEDLRSAEDLLFIRKVETAGFRVASAPDAIVHWNLQPNLWRTFRRFTTYARHNIRAGLWREWQLAIFKRYAFLLLFAAPAIFAGWWWLVVPAGLWLGMMMARAAKSILRNRTTYPANPARNLARLVMLMPILTVIDLSVAIGSIAWLVHDARRDWAPSKQIQ, encoded by the coding sequence ATGAACGACGGCAAACCGGTAGGTGTCCCGAAAATCAGCGTGATCGTGCCCGTTCGCAACGAGGCGACTTCCGTCTCCACTCTTATCGAAGGCTTACTCAACCAAACGCTGCGGCCCAGCGAAATTGTCATTACGGACGGCGGATCGACCGACAAAACGCCTGACATCATCGAGCAGTTCGTGTCTAACGGCGCCCCGGTGCGGCTGTTGCGCGAAGAGTTTTCTTTGCCCGGCCGGGCGCGCAATATCGGCGCGGCAAATGCGCGCGAAGAATGGCTCGCGTTCACCGATGCGGGCACCCGTCCGGAACCCGACTGGCTGGAGCGGCTGGCCGCGGCCGCCGTCTTTGATTCGCAGATCGATGTCATTTATGGTTCCTTTGAGCCGAAGGTCGATAGCTTCTTCGAAGAGTGCGCGGCGATCGCCTATGTGCCGGCGCGGGACGAACAAGGCGCCCGGCCGTGGTCCATCGTTTCGGCATTGATGCGACGAAAAGTTTGGGAGAGCGTGGGCGGATTCCCGGAAGACCTGCGTTCGGCCGAAGACTTGCTGTTCATCCGTAAAGTCGAGACTGCCGGTTTTCGCGTCGCTTCCGCGCCGGATGCAATCGTCCACTGGAACCTGCAACCAAATCTGTGGCGCACATTCAGGCGATTTACCACGTATGCGCGCCACAACATTCGCGCGGGGCTGTGGCGAGAGTGGCAATTGGCGATCTTCAAGCGCTACGCTTTCCTGCTTCTCTTTGCAGCGCCGGCGATCTTCGCAGGCTGGTGGTGGCTGGTGGTTCCGGCAGGTTTATGGCTCGGGATGATGATGGCCCGGGCCGCGAAATCTATCCTGCGCAACCGCACAACCTATCCGGCGAACCCGGCGCGCAACCTGGCACGATTGGTGATGCTAATGCCGATCCTGACTGTCATCGATTTATCGGTCGCGATTGGATCGATCGCGTGGTTAGTGCATGACGCGCGGCGCGATTGGGCACCAAGTAAACAAATCCAATGA
- a CDS encoding Gfo/Idh/MocA family oxidoreductase — MTATTIGVIGCGYWGPNLLRNFAENEAAHLRWICDPDEARLNAMGRRYPAARTTTDYQKLLADRELDAVAVVTPVGTHYPITKAALLAGKHVLVEKPLTSTAREAEELIALAEQNRLTLMVDHTFVYTGAVRKMKEILKSGELGDLLYFDSVRINLGLFQRDINVLWDLAPHDLSIMDYLIERQPIGVSALGSCHIEPGIENIAYLVMKFADDFIAHFHFNWLAPVKIRRTLIAGARKMILYDDIEPTEKVRVYDKGVTANRVGDREADYQTLVSYRTGDVWAPKLDATEALHHVVAEFLDSIHSARRPLTDGEAGLRVVRILEAAQESIKQDGHFQFLSAAASVPA; from the coding sequence GTGACTGCCACCACCATCGGCGTTATCGGCTGCGGCTATTGGGGGCCGAATCTGCTGCGCAATTTTGCCGAGAACGAGGCGGCGCACTTGCGATGGATTTGTGACCCCGACGAGGCGCGCCTCAACGCCATGGGCCGCCGTTACCCGGCCGCGCGCACCACTACCGACTATCAAAAACTGCTGGCCGATCGGGAGCTTGATGCGGTTGCTGTGGTCACGCCAGTCGGCACTCACTATCCAATAACGAAAGCAGCGTTGCTGGCCGGCAAGCACGTGCTGGTGGAAAAGCCGTTAACTTCGACTGCTCGCGAAGCGGAGGAGTTGATCGCACTCGCTGAGCAAAATCGCCTCACGCTGATGGTCGATCACACTTTTGTTTACACGGGCGCCGTGCGCAAGATGAAGGAGATCCTAAAGAGCGGCGAACTCGGCGACTTGCTGTATTTCGATTCGGTGCGCATCAACCTCGGTTTGTTTCAGCGCGACATCAACGTGCTTTGGGATCTGGCGCCACACGACCTTTCGATCATGGATTATTTGATCGAGCGGCAACCGATCGGCGTCAGCGCGCTGGGCAGTTGCCACATCGAGCCGGGCATCGAAAATATCGCGTATCTCGTGATGAAGTTTGCAGACGACTTCATCGCGCACTTTCATTTTAACTGGCTGGCGCCGGTGAAGATTCGCCGCACCCTGATCGCCGGCGCGCGCAAAATGATTCTTTATGACGACATCGAACCGACTGAGAAGGTGCGCGTTTACGACAAAGGCGTGACGGCGAATCGTGTCGGCGATCGCGAAGCTGATTATCAAACGCTGGTGAGTTATCGCACCGGCGATGTGTGGGCGCCGAAGCTCGACGCCACCGAAGCTCTGCATCACGTCGTCGCTGAGTTCCTCGATTCAATTCACAGCGCGCGCAGGCCTCTAACTGATGGCGAAGCCGGCTTACGCGTCGTCAGAATTCTCGAAGCGGCACAGGAATCAATTAAGCAGGACGGGCATTTTCAGTTTCTGAGCGCCGCCGCCTCAGTTCCCGCGTAG